The Sphingobium sp. JS3065 genome includes a region encoding these proteins:
- a CDS encoding TolC family protein yields the protein MHRVIAALLAVTSCASIAQAQTATSPPSANQPVFTLERARTIAGGSSPSIDAASADLRAAGAARTIAGLRPNPEIQVQTENVAGSGQYRGVRSAETTASLALPIELGGKRSARIAVADSRSNRARIDAAIALADLNLRISQTYIEAAAAERRVDVARQQAEIAGNAFRAARVRVTAGAGAPIDQQRADVLRVNAELGLERALREAEVARGNLARLIGQPIDGTLDLAWFDRIGGYGPAVRIAPDGTLALAAAQADVNTASAQVRLARSQRVPDITISAGARRLAQTNDMAAVVGIAIPFPVFNNGSAAVSQARAEQDRADANRRLAIIEAEQAIAGAQAQLANAAATARSMGGPGLAAALEAARIARVGYAQGKFSQLDLLEAERTLAETRAAFTDALAAYHDAEARLERLTAPAPELRER from the coding sequence ATGCATCGTGTCATCGCGGCCTTGTTGGCCGTAACGTCCTGCGCGTCGATCGCGCAGGCGCAGACGGCCACATCGCCGCCGTCTGCCAATCAACCTGTCTTCACGCTCGAACGTGCCCGCACCATCGCGGGGGGCAGCTCTCCCAGTATCGATGCTGCGAGCGCCGACCTGCGCGCGGCTGGTGCCGCTCGCACCATAGCTGGCCTCCGGCCCAATCCTGAGATTCAGGTGCAGACGGAGAATGTCGCGGGGTCGGGTCAGTATCGCGGCGTCCGAAGCGCCGAAACGACGGCGAGTCTTGCCTTGCCGATCGAATTGGGCGGAAAGCGTTCGGCCCGGATCGCAGTCGCTGATTCCCGCAGTAATCGCGCTCGCATCGATGCGGCTATTGCGCTTGCAGACCTCAATCTGCGCATATCCCAGACCTATATCGAGGCGGCCGCCGCAGAGCGGCGCGTGGACGTCGCGCGCCAGCAAGCAGAGATTGCGGGCAATGCCTTCAGGGCGGCGCGCGTTCGCGTGACCGCCGGGGCGGGGGCGCCGATCGACCAGCAGCGTGCCGATGTGCTGCGCGTCAACGCCGAACTTGGGCTGGAACGGGCGCTCCGCGAGGCCGAAGTGGCACGCGGCAATCTCGCGCGCCTGATCGGTCAGCCCATCGATGGTACGCTTGACCTGGCCTGGTTCGACCGTATCGGCGGCTACGGGCCGGCGGTGAGGATCGCGCCCGACGGAACGCTGGCGCTTGCCGCTGCGCAGGCGGACGTGAATACGGCCAGCGCCCAGGTTCGGCTCGCACGCTCCCAGCGCGTGCCCGACATCACGATCAGCGCCGGCGCACGTCGTCTCGCGCAGACCAACGACATGGCGGCCGTGGTGGGGATCGCCATTCCCTTTCCCGTCTTCAACAATGGTTCCGCAGCGGTCAGCCAGGCCCGGGCAGAGCAGGATCGTGCCGACGCCAATCGCAGGCTGGCGATCATCGAGGCCGAACAGGCTATCGCAGGCGCGCAGGCCCAACTCGCCAATGCGGCGGCAACCGCCAGATCCATGGGCGGCCCTGGCCTTGCCGCGGCCTTGGAAGCCGCGCGGATTGCCCGTGTCGGCTATGCCCAGGGCAAGTTCAGTCAGCTCGACTTGCTGGAGGCGGAAAGAACGCTTGCCGAGACACGCGCTGCCTTCACCGATGCCCTGGCAGCCTATCACGATGCCGAGGCTCGCCTTGAGCGACTGACCGCGCCCGCGCCTGAATTGCGGGAGCGCTGA
- a CDS encoding cytochrome c/FTR1 family iron permease — translation MRTVSLRRALAVLGALLFALGTSVAAHAQTTDVQTAWRLLDYMAVDYGGAVSGGRVKSPSEYAEMTEFAASVSTRLSTLSPTPARGKLIAGAARLQGVIAAKGTPEEVARIAHGLAADLLKAYPVPLAPGKAPDLARGATLFAQNCASCHGMTGDGHGPDAAKLTTPPIAFSEITRARQRSPFALYQVIDQGIDGTAMQSFATLPSDDRWALAFYAGRFAFPDALASQGERLWKSDPGLRHMIPDLTTLAGLTPEVLAKTIGPAKADAVIAYLRRHPDAVIRQAPGSLTIAREKLARSLAAYRGGDRQAAQELALSAYLDGFEPLEPMLTARDATLMGHIESAMGEFRASLQQGRPVDEVATRVQVLDGLFDDADAALSPDAASSASTFLGAFTILLREGLEALLIVVAMIAFLRKAERPEVLPYVHGGWIGALAAGGLTWGIATYAIGISGASRELTEGFGSLFAAVVLLSVGIWMHGKAQADQWQRYIRQKMSHALSKQSAWFLFGLAFIVVYREVFETILFYAALWTQGNGAMMLAGAGSAVLLLGLIAWVLLRYSRDLPIAKFFAYSAWLMAILTIVLAGKGVSALQEAGIIDIAPLAGGIRVSMLGIFPTLQSMAAQLLMLIAVLGGFILNRRRAAAVTG, via the coding sequence GCTGGCGGTGCTCGGCGCCCTCTTGTTTGCCCTTGGCACAAGCGTCGCGGCCCATGCCCAAACGACCGACGTCCAGACGGCATGGCGGCTACTTGATTATATGGCGGTCGACTATGGCGGTGCTGTCAGCGGCGGACGGGTGAAGAGTCCTTCCGAATATGCCGAGATGACCGAATTCGCGGCCTCGGTATCGACTCGCCTTTCGACGCTGTCGCCCACGCCGGCGCGCGGGAAGCTGATCGCGGGCGCAGCTCGACTTCAGGGCGTCATCGCCGCGAAGGGAACGCCCGAAGAGGTCGCCCGCATCGCCCATGGCCTCGCCGCCGATCTGCTCAAGGCCTATCCCGTGCCGCTCGCGCCGGGCAAGGCGCCCGACCTCGCCCGCGGCGCCACGTTGTTCGCGCAGAATTGCGCGAGTTGTCACGGCATGACCGGGGATGGGCATGGCCCCGACGCGGCGAAGCTCACCACGCCGCCGATCGCCTTCAGCGAAATAACGCGCGCGCGGCAACGCAGTCCCTTCGCGCTGTACCAGGTCATCGACCAGGGCATCGACGGCACGGCGATGCAAAGCTTTGCGACCTTGCCGAGCGATGATCGCTGGGCGTTGGCCTTCTATGCCGGTCGCTTTGCCTTTCCCGACGCCCTTGCAAGCCAGGGCGAGCGGCTGTGGAAATCCGATCCCGGCCTGCGGCACATGATCCCCGACCTGACAACACTGGCGGGACTGACCCCGGAGGTGCTTGCCAAGACGATCGGACCTGCCAAGGCCGACGCGGTGATCGCCTATCTGCGCCGTCACCCGGACGCGGTGATCCGGCAGGCACCCGGCTCGCTGACCATCGCGCGCGAAAAACTGGCACGGAGCCTTGCCGCGTACCGCGGTGGCGACCGTCAGGCTGCCCAGGAACTCGCGCTTTCGGCTTATCTCGATGGCTTCGAGCCACTTGAGCCGATGCTGACCGCGCGCGATGCAACGCTCATGGGGCACATCGAAAGCGCCATGGGCGAATTCCGGGCATCGCTCCAGCAAGGTCGCCCGGTCGACGAGGTCGCCACGCGCGTCCAGGTGCTCGACGGCCTGTTCGACGATGCCGACGCGGCATTGTCCCCGGATGCAGCGAGTAGCGCATCGACCTTCCTGGGTGCCTTCACCATCCTGCTGCGCGAGGGGCTCGAAGCGCTGTTGATCGTCGTTGCGATGATCGCCTTCCTGCGCAAGGCCGAGCGGCCCGAGGTGCTGCCCTACGTCCATGGCGGCTGGATCGGGGCGCTGGCAGCGGGCGGCCTGACTTGGGGAATCGCGACCTATGCAATCGGGATCAGCGGCGCGAGCCGCGAGCTTACCGAAGGGTTCGGATCGCTGTTCGCGGCCGTCGTCCTGCTCTCCGTGGGGATCTGGATGCACGGGAAGGCGCAGGCGGACCAATGGCAGCGCTACATCCGCCAGAAGATGTCGCACGCATTGTCGAAGCAGTCGGCCTGGTTCCTGTTCGGCCTGGCCTTCATCGTCGTCTATCGCGAGGTCTTCGAGACGATCCTGTTCTACGCCGCGCTCTGGACCCAGGGCAATGGCGCCATGATGCTGGCGGGCGCCGGCTCGGCGGTTCTGCTGCTCGGACTCATCGCCTGGGTGCTACTGCGCTACAGCCGCGACCTGCCGATCGCGAAGTTCTTCGCCTACAGCGCGTGGCTGATGGCGATCCTCACCATCGTCCTCGCAGGCAAGGGCGTGTCGGCGCTGCAGGAAGCGGGCATCATCGACATCGCCCCGCTTGCGGGCGGGATCCGCGTCTCCATGCTCGGTATCTTCCCAACCCTGCAGTCGATGGCCGCCCAACTCCTGATGCTCATCGCGGTGCTCGGCGGCTTCATCCTCAATCGGCGCCGTGCCGCTGCGGTAACCGGCTGA
- a CDS encoding efflux RND transporter periplasmic adaptor subunit, protein MIQDKRLLGGVAGAVLFAAVGGFTVARCTSDTPAATTETAAKGDEAQADAPADTITMTAAAIKDAGVVTETITAGGLGAEIISQAVVTPSPTGEAIVTARAGGAVTRVLKRLGDPVRAGEALAVVESRDAAQIAADRTAAGAKATLAQKALARESYLYDQKVSARVDLETAQAEAASAAAEARRAAVAAGAANITSDGRGVVLASPISGRVTAMKVSLGAYVQPETELFRVADPRQIQIEAAVGAADAARLEAGDKAIIELPDGRTVDARVRAVTPTLSGETRAATAVLDVTSSLLQPGLAVRVRMIPSRSVTSNAIVVPEEAVQSVGGRDVVFVRTANGFKATPVTTGQRSAGRIEIASGFPAGRAIATRNAFLLKAELGKGAGEEE, encoded by the coding sequence ATGATCCAAGACAAGCGCCTTCTGGGCGGCGTGGCGGGCGCCGTGTTGTTCGCCGCCGTCGGCGGTTTTACCGTCGCGCGCTGCACGAGCGATACCCCTGCGGCCACGACCGAAACCGCGGCAAAGGGCGACGAGGCTCAGGCCGATGCGCCCGCCGATACGATCACGATGACTGCGGCCGCGATCAAGGATGCCGGGGTTGTCACCGAGACGATCACCGCAGGCGGGCTTGGGGCAGAGATTATCTCCCAGGCCGTCGTCACGCCGTCGCCGACCGGTGAGGCGATCGTGACCGCAAGGGCGGGTGGCGCCGTAACGCGTGTCCTGAAGAGGCTGGGCGATCCGGTTCGTGCCGGAGAGGCGCTGGCGGTAGTCGAAAGCCGCGATGCGGCACAGATTGCGGCGGACCGCACGGCCGCGGGTGCCAAGGCAACGCTGGCGCAGAAGGCGCTGGCCCGCGAAAGCTATCTCTATGACCAGAAGGTATCCGCCCGGGTCGATCTGGAGACCGCACAGGCAGAAGCGGCCTCGGCCGCTGCGGAAGCGCGGCGAGCGGCGGTTGCAGCGGGTGCTGCCAACATCACGTCCGATGGTCGCGGCGTTGTCCTCGCCAGTCCGATCTCGGGTCGCGTGACCGCAATGAAGGTCAGTCTTGGAGCCTATGTACAACCGGAGACGGAGCTGTTTCGGGTCGCTGATCCGCGCCAGATCCAGATCGAAGCGGCGGTCGGTGCCGCTGATGCCGCTCGTCTCGAAGCAGGGGACAAGGCGATCATCGAACTCCCTGATGGCCGTACTGTCGATGCGCGGGTGCGGGCAGTAACACCCACGCTCAGCGGCGAAACGCGCGCTGCTACTGCGGTCCTGGACGTGACCAGCAGCCTGCTTCAACCCGGCCTTGCGGTCCGCGTGCGGATGATTCCGAGCCGGAGCGTGACGTCCAATGCGATCGTCGTTCCCGAAGAAGCAGTGCAGTCCGTGGGCGGTCGCGACGTCGTGTTCGTGCGTACCGCCAACGGCTTCAAGGCGACACCGGTGACGACCGGCCAGCGCAGCGCTGGCCGTATTGAAATCGCGTCGGGCTTCCCCGCTGGGCGGGCCATCGCCACCCGCAACGCCTTCTTGCTCAAAGCCGAGCTCGGCAAGGGCGCGGGGGAAGAGGAATGA